The following are from one region of the Prochlorococcus marinus str. SB genome:
- a CDS encoding ABC transporter transmembrane domain-containing protein, which translates to MIEAKNYKELDFIRNIFEEYGEEFKFSIGQIISTEKYLPGKIYFIKKGKARLITNFDGLDTTLKKLLPNDLIGIASLLKGKSCEEVRASEELISLGISDEKFLSLYKKNLNFRKFCDKKIWDPELIFFTKRFLENKKIKKGGIQKIYEKIYKEVEIIPSNLTGIQKALKNKKRIFLSSFKSTFEEGIEIVSTNQFRTIKNTKNNFSLRIISIPDYYIDFDYEEDKNSSEKEDISKENFISQTNSNKLPPVSAFNDFDEDENILVRGEGPIDGTLACFKMLSNLMDFPFRKDSVEKVLKEFYEENNFISLQLCAKIGSYHALQVSIAKLDPTFITNIKTPALIKWKNTFAIIINSNQKGIKLATPNEGYIKISSSEIKNFFTEDIEILLLERTNITQNKSFGPSWFLPAIKKYKGVLIQVLVASFVVQLFTLANPLLIQVIIDKVISQRSLDTLQVLGFALLVVTLLEGILSALKTFLLSETTNRIDQKLASEVIDHLLGLPLYYFQMRPTGELSSRVSELEKIRNFLTGQAFTTILDATFSVIYILVMLLYSISLTLISLLVLPIQIFITLVGAPLFRRQFRGVAEANAKTESHLVEVLNGIETVKSQNVEIKTRWKWQELYSKYINRNFEKTITGTTLVQTSQVLQKISQLFVLWVGARMVLNGSLTLGQLIAFRIISGYVTQPILRLSTIWQDIQELKVSFDRLADVIDTPKENNDLEKSKISIPKIKGSIVFERVKFNFFKESKPILNNINISIDSKRLVGIVGQSGSGKSTLMKLLPRLYIPNEGKILIDGYDIQKVELDSLRKQIGIVPQDSLLFRGTIRENISLTNSEISEEEIINVAKLANAHDFIMELPNGYSTEVRERGSSLSGGQRQRITIARTLLSKPRILILDEATSALDYESERKVCDNLSNSLDECTVFFITHRLSNVKKANLIIMMHQGMIDEVGTHEELIDKKGRYYALYRQQGDN; encoded by the coding sequence ATGATAGAAGCAAAAAATTATAAGGAATTAGACTTCATAAGAAATATTTTTGAAGAATATGGCGAAGAGTTTAAATTTTCAATTGGTCAAATTATTAGTACTGAAAAATATTTACCAGGAAAAATTTATTTTATAAAAAAAGGAAAAGCTAGATTAATAACAAATTTTGATGGCTTAGATACTACTCTTAAAAAATTATTACCCAATGATTTAATTGGTATAGCTTCTCTTCTAAAGGGAAAGTCTTGTGAAGAGGTAAGAGCCTCTGAAGAATTAATTTCCTTGGGTATTTCTGATGAAAAATTTTTAAGTCTTTACAAAAAAAATTTAAATTTTAGGAAATTCTGTGATAAAAAAATTTGGGATCCAGAATTAATATTTTTTACCAAAAGATTTTTAGAGAATAAAAAAATTAAAAAAGGCGGAATACAAAAAATTTATGAAAAAATTTATAAAGAAGTTGAAATCATCCCAAGTAATTTAACAGGAATTCAAAAAGCTCTTAAAAATAAAAAAAGAATATTTCTTAGCTCATTTAAAAGTACATTTGAAGAAGGAATAGAAATTGTTTCTACAAATCAATTTAGGACAATTAAAAATACTAAAAACAATTTTTCTTTAAGGATCATTTCAATACCAGATTACTATATTGATTTTGACTACGAAGAAGATAAAAATTCTTCTGAAAAAGAAGATATATCAAAAGAAAATTTCATATCTCAAACTAATTCAAATAAATTACCGCCGGTAAGTGCTTTTAATGATTTTGATGAAGATGAGAATATTTTAGTTAGAGGCGAAGGACCAATTGATGGAACACTTGCATGTTTTAAAATGCTCTCTAATTTAATGGATTTTCCATTTAGAAAGGATTCTGTAGAAAAAGTTTTAAAAGAGTTTTACGAGGAAAACAATTTTATATCTCTACAACTATGTGCAAAGATTGGCTCTTATCACGCCCTCCAAGTAAGTATTGCAAAATTAGATCCCACTTTTATTACAAATATAAAAACTCCAGCATTAATAAAATGGAAAAACACATTTGCGATAATTATAAATAGCAATCAAAAAGGAATTAAACTTGCAACTCCAAATGAAGGATATATAAAAATTAGTTCATCTGAAATTAAAAATTTTTTTACTGAGGATATTGAAATTCTTCTTTTAGAAAGAACAAATATTACTCAAAATAAGTCTTTTGGACCTAGCTGGTTTTTACCTGCAATTAAAAAATATAAGGGCGTTCTCATTCAAGTTTTAGTAGCCAGTTTTGTGGTACAACTTTTCACTTTGGCAAATCCATTATTAATTCAGGTAATTATTGATAAAGTTATTTCGCAAAGGAGTCTCGATACTCTTCAAGTACTTGGTTTTGCACTTCTTGTAGTGACTCTATTAGAGGGTATTCTTTCAGCTTTAAAAACATTTCTTTTATCGGAAACCACCAATAGAATTGATCAAAAACTTGCCTCTGAAGTTATAGATCATCTTTTAGGTTTGCCTTTATATTATTTCCAGATGCGTCCAACTGGAGAACTTTCTTCTAGGGTTAGTGAGCTTGAAAAAATTCGTAATTTTCTAACTGGACAAGCTTTTACAACAATTTTAGATGCAACATTTTCAGTTATTTATATTTTAGTAATGCTGCTTTATAGCATAAGCCTTACTTTAATTTCGTTACTTGTTTTGCCAATTCAGATTTTTATAACATTAGTTGGAGCCCCACTATTTAGAAGACAATTTAGAGGAGTAGCAGAAGCAAATGCTAAGACAGAGAGCCACCTAGTAGAGGTGCTTAATGGAATAGAGACTGTTAAATCTCAAAATGTAGAGATCAAAACTAGATGGAAATGGCAGGAACTTTATAGTAAATATATTAATCGTAATTTCGAAAAAACTATCACAGGGACAACCTTAGTACAAACAAGTCAAGTTTTACAAAAGATTTCTCAATTATTTGTCCTATGGGTGGGTGCCAGAATGGTATTAAATGGATCTTTAACTTTAGGACAACTTATTGCATTTAGAATTATTTCTGGATATGTAACCCAACCTATTTTAAGACTTTCAACTATATGGCAGGATATACAAGAATTAAAAGTAAGTTTCGATAGATTAGCTGATGTAATAGATACTCCAAAAGAAAATAATGATCTTGAAAAAAGTAAAATTTCAATCCCAAAAATAAAAGGATCAATAGTTTTTGAAAGAGTTAAATTTAATTTCTTTAAAGAAAGCAAACCTATTTTAAATAACATTAATATTTCTATTGATTCTAAAAGATTAGTAGGAATAGTTGGCCAAAGCGGTAGTGGCAAAAGTACCTTGATGAAACTTTTGCCAAGATTATATATACCTAATGAAGGAAAGATTTTAATTGATGGATATGATATTCAAAAAGTTGAACTAGATTCATTAAGAAAACAAATTGGAATAGTCCCGCAAGACTCCTTACTATTTAGAGGGACAATTAGAGAAAATATATCTCTTACAAATTCTGAGATTAGCGAAGAGGAAATAATAAATGTAGCAAAATTGGCCAATGCTCACGATTTTATAATGGAACTTCCAAATGGATATAGTACTGAAGTAAGGGAAAGGGGAAGTTCTCTAAGTGGTGGCCAACGCCAAAGAATCACTATTGCAAGAACTCTATTAAGCAAACCAAGAATTCTAATTTTAGATGAAGCCACTAGCGCTCTTGATTATGAAAGTGAAAGAAAAGTATGTGATAATTTATCTAATAGTCTGGACGAATGTACTGTTTTTTTTATTACACATAGACTTTCCAATGTAAAAAAAGCGAATTTAATAATAATGATGCATCAAGGGATGATAGATGAAGTAGGCACACACGAAGAATTAATTGATAAGAAAGGCAGATACTATGCACTATATAGACAACAGGGAGATAACTAA
- a CDS encoding M10 family metallopeptidase C-terminal domain-containing protein yields MCIKCGYYFKDYDHSVDLSDNLTSSVLGTNQDLANFLTRGFWENSGTVSRKFNLSENGLNPKDGTITYNTVGNSFDADGISTERSFLVNEAFKLLEVTMGFDFQETDLQADINFGDKYINSAFAYADGRSYSSGLDFVNINIGANWNRSESNFGDYTFQTILHEIGHSLGLGHQGLYNGSERYFQNSLFRNDSWQSSIMSYFSQTQNTSIDSSFTYLSTYMSVDWIALDNIYSSEGISTENAFLGDTTFGFNTNISLSTSAIYAEMSNWIDQTSYTLVDGSGIDTVDFSGFISDQLIDLRETDLNSNTLYASNIGGKIGNLTIASGTTIENAIGGNGSDLINGNSSDNQIFGNDGDDVINSGKGDDIIDGGSGYDVAIFSSIKSNYAITETNDNKYQIIDNKGNDGTDIFENIEVLRFTDQDFDFANFISEDITTKEPLTISGTNKNDILVGTNFKDIIRGLKGKDKLYGKEGDDEIYGNSGKDKLYGEIGDDYLEGGSSKDKLYGGSGQDILFGGSSADKLYGGDDNDKLYGGSSSDKLYGQSGDDYIKGHSGNDKLYGSTGNDILWGGVGKNDLYGGSGNDIFKLNAGKGYDRIRDFKKGEDKIDISDFDLESLRIVDTGKHTRVYKGSKDLLAIIYNEDEISLSDNSYLI; encoded by the coding sequence ATGTGCATAAAATGTGGATATTACTTCAAAGACTATGACCATTCGGTAGATCTTTCTGATAATTTAACTAGTTCCGTACTTGGAACTAATCAAGATCTAGCAAATTTTTTAACAAGAGGTTTTTGGGAAAATAGCGGGACAGTATCAAGAAAATTTAACCTTTCTGAAAATGGTTTAAACCCTAAAGATGGAACTATCACATATAACACCGTTGGTAATAGTTTTGATGCTGATGGGATATCGACAGAAAGATCCTTCTTGGTCAATGAAGCTTTTAAACTTCTTGAAGTTACAATGGGTTTTGATTTTCAAGAAACAGATCTTCAAGCAGATATAAATTTTGGAGATAAATATATTAATAGCGCTTTTGCCTATGCTGACGGAAGAAGTTATTCTTCAGGATTGGATTTTGTAAATATAAACATTGGTGCAAACTGGAATAGAAGTGAAAGTAATTTTGGAGATTATACTTTTCAAACAATATTACATGAAATAGGTCACTCCCTAGGCCTAGGGCATCAGGGTTTATATAACGGTTCAGAAAGGTACTTTCAAAATTCTCTTTTCAGGAACGATAGTTGGCAATCGTCAATTATGTCTTATTTTTCGCAGACGCAAAATACATCAATCGACTCAAGTTTTACATATCTATCTACCTATATGAGTGTAGATTGGATTGCTTTAGATAATATTTATTCTTCAGAAGGTATTTCTACTGAAAATGCTTTTTTAGGAGATACTACTTTCGGTTTCAATACCAATATTTCTTTATCGACAAGTGCTATTTATGCAGAGATGAGTAATTGGATAGATCAAACTTCATATACTTTGGTAGATGGTTCAGGCATTGATACAGTTGATTTCAGTGGTTTTATATCTGATCAATTAATTGATTTAAGAGAAACCGATCTCAACTCCAATACTTTATATGCATCTAATATTGGAGGTAAGATTGGGAACTTAACTATTGCTTCTGGAACAACAATCGAAAATGCTATTGGTGGTAATGGATCAGATTTAATCAATGGTAATAGTTCTGATAATCAAATATTTGGTAATGATGGTGATGATGTAATTAATAGCGGCAAAGGTGACGACATTATTGATGGTGGATCTGGGTATGATGTCGCGATCTTTTCTTCAATAAAAAGTAACTACGCCATAACAGAAACAAATGATAATAAATACCAAATTATTGATAATAAGGGTAATGACGGGACTGACATTTTTGAAAATATAGAAGTACTAAGATTTACTGACCAAGATTTTGATTTTGCCAATTTTATTTCAGAAGATATTACAACTAAAGAACCTTTAACTATTTCAGGTACTAATAAAAATGATATTCTTGTTGGAACAAATTTTAAAGATATTATTAGAGGTTTAAAAGGAAAGGATAAGCTTTACGGGAAAGAAGGCGATGATGAAATATATGGTAATTCTGGTAAAGATAAATTGTATGGGGAAATTGGTGATGATTATTTAGAAGGTGGCAGTAGTAAAGATAAACTTTATGGAGGCAGTGGCCAAGATATTTTATTTGGAGGATCTAGTGCAGATAAACTTTATGGAGGTGATGATAATGACAAACTTTATGGAGGGTCCAGTTCAGATAAACTTTATGGACAAAGTGGTGATGACTATATAAAAGGACATTCTGGAAATGACAAACTTTATGGCAGTACTGGTAATGATATTCTCTGGGGAGGGGTAGGCAAAAATGATTTATATGGTGGAAGTGGAAATGATATTTTTAAATTAAATGCAGGTAAGGGTTATGACAGAATAAGAGACTTTAAAAAAGGAGAAGATAAAATTGATATCTCAGATTTTGATTTAGAATCTCTAAGAATTGTTGATACTGGTAAACATACAAGGGTGTATAAAGGCTCCAAAGATTTATTAGCAATTATCTATAATGAGGACGAAATTTCTTTATCAGATAATTCTTATCTTATTTAG
- the ychF gene encoding redox-regulated ATPase YchF, which translates to MLKAGIIGLPNVGKSTLFNALVENAKAQAANFPFCTIEPNKGIVSVPDQRLQELGDLSSSQNIIPTKIEFVDIAGLVKGASKGEGLGNKFLSNIREVDAIVHVVRCFEDSDVIHVSGKVDPLDDIEIINLELNLADLSQLQKRRERIKKQVRTSKDAAKEDSLLEKIEEELEKGLSVRSISLNEDENFIIKQLGFLTAKPIIYATNLNENDLAEGNDFSSKVQSFASNENTECIKISAQVESELIELEPEDKKDYLMGLGVEEGGLSSLIRSTYKLLGLKTYFTTGEKETKAWTIKDGMTAPQAAGVIHTDFEKGFIRAQTISYQNLIDSGSIANAKTKGLLRSEGKEYVVNEGDVMEFLFNV; encoded by the coding sequence ATGTTAAAAGCAGGTATTATTGGATTACCAAATGTTGGAAAATCAACTTTATTTAATGCACTTGTAGAAAATGCTAAAGCACAAGCGGCTAATTTTCCCTTTTGTACAATAGAACCTAATAAAGGTATAGTTTCTGTCCCAGATCAAAGGTTGCAAGAGTTAGGTGATTTAAGTTCTAGCCAAAATATTATCCCAACAAAAATTGAATTTGTAGATATCGCAGGACTAGTAAAGGGAGCCAGTAAAGGCGAAGGTTTGGGAAATAAATTTTTATCAAATATTAGGGAGGTTGATGCAATAGTGCATGTCGTAAGGTGCTTTGAAGATAGTGATGTAATTCATGTATCCGGAAAGGTAGATCCCTTGGATGATATTGAGATAATTAATTTGGAATTGAATTTAGCTGATTTATCCCAACTACAAAAAAGAAGGGAAAGAATTAAAAAACAGGTTAGAACTAGTAAAGATGCAGCAAAAGAAGATTCTTTATTAGAAAAAATTGAAGAAGAGCTGGAGAAAGGACTTTCAGTTAGATCAATATCTTTGAATGAAGATGAAAATTTTATAATTAAGCAATTAGGATTCCTTACCGCAAAACCAATTATTTATGCAACAAATTTGAATGAAAATGATTTAGCTGAAGGTAATGATTTCTCATCAAAAGTTCAAAGTTTTGCAAGTAATGAAAATACAGAATGTATAAAAATATCAGCACAGGTTGAATCTGAATTAATAGAGTTAGAACCAGAAGATAAAAAAGACTACCTCATGGGATTAGGAGTAGAAGAAGGGGGATTAAGTTCTCTTATTAGATCAACATATAAATTACTTGGATTAAAAACTTATTTCACTACTGGTGAAAAAGAGACAAAGGCTTGGACAATTAAAGATGGGATGACTGCACCACAAGCAGCGGGTGTAATTCATACAGATTTTGAAAAAGGATTTATTAGAGCTCAGACAATTTCATATCAAAATTTAATAGATTCAGGATCGATTGCCAATGCAAAAACCAAAGGATTACTTAGAAGTGAAGGTAAGGAATATGTAGTTAATGAGGGGGATGTTATGGAGTTTTTGTTTAATGTTTAA
- a CDS encoding DUF3307 domain-containing protein translates to MYFLEKLVPLVLGHFVADFAIQTDTVAINKCPNNNSKININWSWWMTGHVSLHGLIVFFVTGNSYLAFAEAIIHFYIDYLKCMGKFNLLIDQTLHIICKMIWVLFIIST, encoded by the coding sequence ATGTATTTCCTAGAAAAACTTGTACCCTTAGTTTTAGGTCATTTTGTAGCTGATTTTGCTATACAAACTGATACTGTCGCAATAAATAAATGTCCAAATAATAATTCAAAAATTAATATTAACTGGTCCTGGTGGATGACAGGTCATGTATCTCTTCATGGATTAATTGTTTTTTTTGTAACTGGTAATTCATACTTAGCTTTTGCTGAGGCAATAATTCATTTCTATATTGATTATTTGAAATGCATGGGTAAGTTTAATTTGCTTATTGATCAAACACTTCATATTATTTGCAAAATGATTTGGGTTTTATTTATCATCTCAACTTAA
- a CDS encoding peptidylprolyl isomerase, which produces MDKIFNFAIQDLDYDFSSPSFDQLRKGNLLRIYIKELVVNEITKNISIEKKQLENAKSNFYKEKNIKDSSQLNEFLLFNGINEKDLDYQISLPLKIEKLSKNVLEVKIENHFLKRKDELDLYKYNAIRVKDSDLAHEIYFQLENGESDFFELSRKYSLDKKIFPEGIVGPKNSVGLHPVIREKLRNYGIGNLIKPFQIDNWWLIIKLLEKREASLDQNTSKQMALELCEIFVHDKVNELIKNNFRNL; this is translated from the coding sequence ATGGATAAAATATTTAATTTTGCTATCCAAGATTTGGACTATGATTTTTCTTCTCCATCATTTGATCAATTAAGGAAAGGAAATTTACTCAGAATTTATATAAAAGAACTTGTTGTTAATGAAATAACTAAAAATATTTCCATAGAAAAAAAACAACTTGAAAATGCAAAAAGTAATTTTTATAAAGAAAAAAATATAAAAGACAGTTCTCAATTGAATGAATTTCTTTTATTTAATGGAATAAATGAAAAAGATTTAGATTATCAAATAAGCTTACCTTTGAAAATAGAAAAATTATCTAAAAATGTACTTGAAGTTAAAATTGAAAATCACTTTCTTAAGAGAAAGGATGAACTTGATTTATATAAATATAATGCAATTCGGGTAAAGGATAGTGATTTAGCCCATGAAATTTATTTTCAATTAGAAAACGGAGAATCTGATTTCTTCGAGTTATCTAGAAAATATTCGCTAGATAAAAAGATATTCCCTGAAGGTATTGTTGGCCCAAAAAATTCAGTTGGCTTACACCCTGTAATAAGGGAAAAATTAAGAAACTATGGTATTGGAAATTTAATTAAACCTTTTCAAATTGATAATTGGTGGTTGATAATAAAGTTATTGGAAAAGAGAGAGGCAAGTCTTGATCAAAATACTTCTAAGCAAATGGCACTTGAATTATGTGAAATTTTTGTCCATGATAAAGTTAACGAACTTATAAAAAATAATTTTAGAAATTTATAG
- a CDS encoding calcium-binding protein, whose protein sequence is MATINCSELLEAISIGEKSTYLPAVIFDESSLSYSSRSLSGRGLVEINNEQYWASFICYGKFSFSSISSYEKSKVTSFYLTIDGLGGYSVRDISLKVRDFLNDPYDFEDLLLSKEDYITGSNYDDFIDSKGGNDEIIGGNGDDYLKGGSGKDKLYGDAGEDILFGGSSADKLYGGDDADKLYGGSSADKLYGQEGDDYLKGHSGNDRLSGGDGDDRLKGGTGADKLYGGSGVDELLGESGDDYLKGHSGNDTLWGGTGKDWLRGGEDNDILYGESSADKLYGEDGDDYLDGGSSADKLYGGAGADILFGRSSADELYGGDDADKLYGGSSADKLYGEGGDDYLKGHSGKDRLSGGDGDDHLKGGTGADTLSGGDGNDYLEGESSKDKLYGGKGNDDLYGGTSDDKLYGGAGSDLLEGEDGDDYLKGHSGVDYLYGGEDDDYLRGGDDGDYLYGESGDDLLKGEDGDDILVGGLGKDDLYGGSGNDVFKLTAGSGYDRIRDFEEGDKVNLNGIDNNQIGVFDSGKNLKVYLDQEKSDLLAIVYGYNLSDLNGVGITDILV, encoded by the coding sequence ATGGCTACTATCAACTGTTCAGAGTTACTTGAGGCTATAAGTATAGGGGAAAAATCCACTTATTTACCTGCAGTGATTTTTGATGAAAGTTCGTTGTCATATTCAAGTAGAAGTTTATCTGGAAGAGGTTTAGTTGAAATTAATAACGAACAATATTGGGCAAGTTTTATTTGTTACGGTAAATTCAGTTTCAGCTCTATTTCCTCTTATGAAAAATCAAAAGTAACCTCTTTTTATTTAACAATTGATGGATTAGGTGGATATAGTGTAAGAGATATAAGCCTTAAGGTAAGGGATTTTCTCAATGATCCATACGATTTTGAGGATCTATTACTCAGTAAAGAAGATTATATAACTGGTAGTAATTATGATGACTTTATCGATTCAAAAGGTGGTAATGATGAGATAATTGGAGGAAATGGTGATGATTATTTAAAAGGTGGATCTGGTAAAGATAAACTTTATGGGGATGCGGGCGAAGACATTTTATTTGGCGGATCAAGTGCCGATAAACTTTATGGCGGGGATGATGCAGATAAACTTTATGGAGGTTCTAGTGCCGACAAACTTTATGGACAAGAAGGTGATGATTATCTAAAAGGACATTCTGGCAACGATAGACTTTCTGGAGGTGATGGTGATGATCGTCTAAAAGGTGGTACTGGGGCCGATAAACTTTATGGTGGTTCTGGAGTAGATGAATTACTTGGAGAGAGTGGAGATGATTACCTAAAAGGCCATTCTGGAAATGATACTCTTTGGGGAGGTACTGGTAAAGATTGGCTAAGAGGTGGAGAAGATAATGACATTCTTTATGGAGAATCTAGTGCTGACAAACTTTATGGAGAAGATGGTGACGATTATTTAGATGGAGGTTCTAGTGCCGACAAACTTTATGGAGGTGCAGGAGCAGACATTTTATTTGGCAGATCTAGTGCCGACGAACTTTATGGAGGGGATGATGCAGATAAACTTTATGGAGGTTCTAGTGCCGACAAACTTTATGGAGAAGGAGGCGATGATTATCTAAAAGGACATTCTGGCAAAGATAGACTTTCTGGCGGTGATGGTGATGATCATCTAAAAGGTGGCACTGGGGCTGATACTCTTTCTGGCGGAGATGGTAATGATTATTTAGAAGGTGAAAGTAGTAAAGATAAACTTTATGGAGGTAAGGGTAATGATGATCTATATGGAGGAACAAGTGACGATAAACTTTATGGCGGTGCTGGGTCTGATCTGTTAGAAGGAGAAGATGGAGATGATTACCTTAAAGGACATTCTGGAGTTGATTATCTATATGGTGGAGAAGATGATGATTACCTAAGAGGCGGAGATGATGGGGATTATTTATATGGAGAGAGTGGTGATGATTTATTAAAAGGAGAAGATGGAGACGATATTCTTGTTGGAGGTTTAGGTAAAGATGATTTATATGGTGGTAGTGGAAATGATGTATTTAAATTAACGGCAGGAAGTGGTTACGACAGAATCAGAGATTTTGAAGAAGGAGATAAAGTAAATTTAAATGGTATTGATAATAATCAAATCGGAGTCTTTGATAGTGGCAAGAATCTAAAAGTTTATTTAGATCAAGAGAAAAGCGATTTGCTGGCGATAGTTTATGGCTACAATTTATCGGATTTAAATGGTGTAGGAATAACAGATATTCTTGTTTAA
- a CDS encoding HlyD family secretion protein, whose translation MSKRKIFISFLRNLQDKVERSFPSLKLDQNFLKQSNFFIRTLTWGLITSTGFAITWLIFAYTDEVVLVNGKLEPIGDVKKIQIPVGGVIKEISVKAGDKVSKGQILIVLDKEISQQNLKSLEDQLYQKNIQLELKKEEKNKTTELYLERINILQKRLNIQRNILAKFESLLEEGAVPELRYLEEINRENEISGKIIDNQNDLQRQSLILDQQIKVIDSELSELLARNTEARVLLGYKSLRAPVEGLVFDLKPTISGFVAQSSEPIMKIVPFNNLEADVKIPSSKIGFVKLGMPVEISIDSFPANDFGSLKGEIESIGSDVLESNNNSDQLGLYFPGRIKLDSQTLKLKNGRTLPLQVGMSLKANIKLRRVSYLKLLLGTFKDKSDSLKEI comes from the coding sequence TTGAGCAAGCGTAAAATATTTATATCATTTCTTAGAAATCTTCAAGATAAGGTTGAGAGAAGTTTTCCATCCTTAAAGTTAGATCAAAACTTTCTTAAGCAAAGTAATTTTTTCATAAGGACATTAACTTGGGGTTTAATCACTTCCACAGGTTTTGCAATAACTTGGCTCATATTTGCCTATACTGATGAAGTTGTATTAGTTAATGGCAAATTAGAACCTATCGGAGATGTAAAAAAGATACAAATTCCAGTCGGAGGTGTTATTAAAGAGATCTCAGTTAAAGCTGGTGATAAAGTTTCTAAAGGCCAGATTTTAATAGTTCTAGACAAAGAAATATCACAACAAAATCTCAAATCACTAGAAGACCAACTTTATCAAAAAAATATCCAATTAGAACTTAAAAAAGAAGAAAAGAATAAAACAACTGAACTTTATCTAGAGCGAATTAATATATTGCAAAAAAGATTAAATATTCAAAGAAATATTCTTGCAAAGTTTGAATCTCTTTTAGAAGAAGGAGCTGTTCCTGAATTGAGGTATCTCGAAGAGATAAACAGAGAAAACGAAATATCAGGAAAAATAATTGATAATCAGAACGATTTACAAAGACAGTCATTAATTCTAGATCAACAAATAAAAGTTATTGATTCAGAATTATCAGAACTTCTCGCAAGGAACACAGAAGCAAGAGTTCTTCTTGGATACAAATCTTTAAGAGCACCAGTTGAAGGATTAGTTTTCGATTTAAAACCTACAATATCAGGATTTGTTGCACAATCTAGTGAACCTATTATGAAAATTGTACCTTTTAATAATTTAGAGGCTGATGTTAAAATTCCAAGCAGTAAAATTGGATTTGTAAAATTAGGTATGCCTGTAGAAATTAGTATTGATTCTTTCCCTGCAAATGATTTTGGATCATTAAAAGGTGAAATAGAATCTATAGGATCTGATGTGCTTGAATCGAATAATAATTCAGATCAATTGGGGCTTTATTTTCCAGGAAGAATAAAACTTGATAGTCAAACTCTAAAATTAAAAAATGGTCGTACACTACCTTTGCAAGTAGGTATGTCTCTAAAGGCAAATATAAAACTAAGAAGAGTAAGTTATTTGAAATTATTATTAGGAACTTTTAAAGATAAATCAGATTCTTTGAAAGAAATTTAA